In one Hyphomicrobium sp. 99 genomic region, the following are encoded:
- a CDS encoding ROK family protein — MSNPNILCVDIGGTLVKAATVNASGALISDFITTQTPKPSTPEALVDLISDIVKSLPTFGRASVGFPGVVGREHIKTAPNLGTHHWSEFDLEGALQRTFGVPVRVLNDAIVYGLGIAKGPGRECVLTFGTGMGCALFCDGSAFFGLELGQHYAKDEFNYDQYIGHAAYLALGDDAWNERAKHVIAKVQALTNVDHLYIGGGNSRRINFALPPWASVVPPASGIAGGARLWRSEMDRWFRQTSDLVGTPAESR; from the coding sequence ATGTCCAATCCGAACATCCTTTGCGTGGATATCGGAGGTACGCTGGTGAAGGCGGCGACCGTGAACGCCTCGGGCGCGTTGATTTCGGATTTCATCACCACGCAAACTCCGAAGCCCAGCACCCCGGAAGCGCTCGTCGATCTCATCAGCGATATCGTCAAATCGTTGCCGACTTTCGGGCGTGCTTCGGTGGGCTTTCCAGGCGTTGTCGGACGAGAGCACATCAAGACGGCGCCCAATCTCGGCACCCATCACTGGAGCGAATTCGATCTCGAAGGCGCACTACAGAGGACGTTCGGCGTTCCGGTCCGCGTGCTGAACGACGCGATCGTCTACGGCTTGGGCATTGCAAAGGGCCCAGGCCGCGAATGCGTCTTGACGTTCGGCACAGGCATGGGGTGCGCCCTTTTTTGCGACGGCTCCGCCTTCTTCGGGCTCGAGCTCGGCCAGCACTACGCGAAAGACGAGTTCAATTATGATCAATACATCGGCCACGCCGCGTATCTCGCGTTGGGCGATGACGCTTGGAACGAGCGCGCCAAGCACGTGATTGCCAAAGTCCAAGCTTTGACAAACGTCGATCATCTCTACATCGGCGGGGGAAACTCGCGGCGTATCAACTTCGCCCTTCCACCGTGGGCAAGCGTCGTTCCGCCAGCGAGCGGGATTGCAGGCGGGGCGCGTCTCTGGCGCTCCGAGATGGATCGGTGGTTCAGGCAGACGAGCGATCTTGTCGGAACACCCGCGGAGTCGAGATGA
- a CDS encoding trehalose-6-phosphate synthase yields the protein MARLVMVSNRVIDFNVAQQAGGVTVAIYNTLAQQNGFWFGWDGQIDDSDSPDIKVTSSDGHTTVTEPLTTDDYNEYYLGYSNSVLWPVFHNRLDLAQFEAGYYSRYVAVNERFARHLAPLIEPDDVIWVHDYHLLPMALELRKLGIENPIGYFLHIPVGPAQALLAIPENKEIAKALSAYDLIGLQTQSDVRNLIDFFQQSVFGRLLPSGRIRVFEAELDIGCFPVGIDPADFAFGPGEAEALKAADMSEINRIIGIDRLDYTKGLPQKFKAYGRFLEEYPEYRRHIVLSQFAPPTRESVEAYADIKAELESLAGSINGRFGELDWVPINYIHRTIPRAELRDVYRLSRIGWVTPLMDGMNLVAKEYIACQDPADPGVLILSKFAGAAEQLSDAVLVNPYDLGDLVQGLRVALKMPLDERRARHARLLDIVRKSDSNDWSRSYFSALMKAGQRRLARALKSSSEMGKALERLQSTVKKNNPPSRFTANVVT from the coding sequence TTGGCCCGGCTTGTCATGGTTTCGAACCGTGTCATTGATTTCAATGTGGCCCAGCAGGCTGGTGGCGTCACGGTTGCGATTTATAACACCCTCGCCCAGCAGAACGGCTTTTGGTTCGGCTGGGATGGACAAATCGATGATTCCGATTCACCCGACATAAAGGTTACGAGTTCCGACGGCCACACCACCGTCACCGAGCCGCTGACGACAGACGACTACAACGAATACTACCTCGGCTATTCGAATTCAGTGTTGTGGCCGGTGTTCCATAACCGCCTGGATCTCGCGCAGTTCGAAGCCGGATATTATTCTCGGTATGTGGCGGTGAACGAGAGGTTCGCGCGCCATCTCGCTCCGTTGATAGAGCCTGACGACGTCATCTGGGTACATGACTATCACCTGCTGCCGATGGCGCTCGAGTTGCGCAAGCTCGGCATCGAGAACCCCATCGGTTATTTCTTGCACATTCCTGTCGGCCCCGCGCAGGCGTTGCTCGCCATTCCGGAAAACAAGGAAATTGCGAAGGCTCTCAGCGCCTACGATCTGATCGGTCTGCAGACGCAATCGGACGTGCGCAACTTGATCGACTTCTTCCAACAAAGCGTCTTCGGAAGGCTACTGCCATCGGGCCGTATCCGCGTTTTCGAGGCGGAGCTCGATATCGGATGCTTCCCCGTTGGCATCGATCCCGCCGATTTCGCCTTCGGTCCCGGCGAAGCGGAAGCATTGAAGGCGGCGGACATGTCCGAGATCAATCGCATCATCGGAATCGACCGGTTGGATTACACCAAAGGTTTGCCGCAGAAATTCAAAGCCTACGGGAGGTTCCTGGAAGAATATCCTGAATACCGGCGCCACATCGTGCTTTCGCAGTTCGCGCCGCCGACGCGCGAAAGCGTCGAAGCCTATGCCGACATCAAAGCCGAGCTTGAATCTCTCGCCGGTTCGATCAACGGCCGTTTCGGCGAACTCGACTGGGTGCCGATCAATTACATTCACAGAACCATTCCGCGTGCCGAGCTTCGCGATGTGTATCGCCTATCGCGGATTGGATGGGTCACGCCGCTGATGGACGGCATGAACCTCGTGGCGAAAGAGTACATTGCCTGCCAAGATCCCGCAGATCCCGGCGTTCTCATTCTGTCGAAGTTTGCAGGCGCCGCGGAGCAACTCTCAGACGCTGTCCTCGTCAATCCTTACGATCTCGGCGATTTGGTTCAGGGTTTGCGTGTCGCGCTTAAAATGCCGCTGGACGAACGGCGTGCGCGTCATGCGCGGCTTCTCGACATCGTCCGCAAGAGCGATTCAAATGACTGGAGCCGCAGCTATTTTTCGGCGCTCATGAAAGCCGGACAGCGCCGTCTCGCTCGGGCGCTGAAATCATCATCGGAAATGGGGAAAGCTCTGGAGCGATTGCAGAGCACCGTTAAAAAAAACAATCCGCCTAGCCGGTTTACGGCCAATGTGGTGACATAA
- a CDS encoding HWE histidine kinase domain-containing protein, with protein MVRLVDNLIERVFPRLRRRPYFAYPIGIAIFAVAAMARMGLSRWLQDNVPFLTFFLAVLLAALIAGTGPALVVTGASLIFSWYFFLPGPGWTLDATTFVALASFTILSCLIVAVVHLLNRKVEGLMNERARNEALFQDSALGELQLEQLNIELRHRLKNTFAVIGGLVSQSARYSRDVDSFAQSLSGRLSAMGNAMDLIATRSFLGASLKELIAETLKPLVPPGAKRLDMGGPDTVIPGDVASALALTLHELGTNAIKYGAWSDKRGAVSVKWTLSKMDEDELSFELVWDERGGPRVSAPERRGLGTTLIDSGFPSAKVEREFNEEGVRCRIVAVLKQATTRRTRGRAPSLS; from the coding sequence ATGGTTCGACTCGTCGATAATCTGATCGAACGTGTGTTTCCGCGACTTCGGCGCAGGCCGTACTTCGCCTATCCAATAGGAATTGCGATTTTCGCCGTTGCCGCAATGGCGCGAATGGGCCTGTCGCGATGGCTCCAGGACAACGTTCCCTTCTTGACCTTCTTCCTGGCTGTTCTCTTGGCGGCACTCATCGCGGGAACCGGACCAGCACTGGTCGTCACTGGAGCCTCACTCATCTTTAGCTGGTACTTCTTTCTTCCCGGTCCTGGGTGGACGCTCGATGCGACGACATTCGTGGCCCTCGCGAGCTTCACGATCCTTTCCTGTCTGATCGTTGCGGTCGTTCATCTTCTCAATCGCAAGGTCGAGGGCCTGATGAATGAGCGCGCGCGCAACGAAGCATTGTTTCAGGACAGCGCGCTTGGGGAGCTGCAGTTGGAGCAACTCAACATCGAGCTGCGCCATCGACTGAAAAACACCTTCGCCGTTATCGGTGGCCTCGTTAGTCAATCCGCCCGTTATAGCCGGGACGTTGACAGCTTTGCGCAGTCGCTCTCCGGCCGCCTCTCGGCGATGGGTAACGCGATGGATCTAATCGCGACGCGCAGTTTCCTCGGCGCCTCGCTGAAAGAGCTGATCGCGGAGACGTTGAAGCCGCTGGTACCCCCCGGCGCTAAGCGATTGGACATGGGGGGACCCGATACTGTCATCCCCGGCGATGTCGCGAGCGCGCTCGCTTTGACGCTTCACGAACTCGGAACGAACGCGATCAAATACGGCGCCTGGTCCGATAAACGCGGGGCAGTCAGCGTGAAATGGACGCTAAGCAAGATGGACGAAGACGAATTATCCTTCGAACTCGTCTGGGATGAACGTGGTGGCCCGCGCGTTTCGGCTCCTGAACGACGAGGGCTCGGAACGACGCTGATCGATAGCGGATTTCCGAGTGCCAAGGTCGAACGCGAGTTCAACGAGGAGGGCGTTCGTTGCCGCATCGTCGCCGTGTTGAAACAGGCAACGACGCGGCGGACGCGGGGACGGGCACCCTCGCTTAGCTGA
- a CDS encoding glycoside hydrolase family 15 protein, with protein MTLTTSHPYRSSLNVAAIGNGRVAALIDEGARIVWWCVPRLDGDPIFCRLLAGDEEKGFCDVVLEGQVSARSYYIRNTCILETILVAENGASVKVTDFCPRFWRFDRSFHPTQLIRRIEPLRGLPRISVRVRPTYNYGQPACSASYGSNHIRYLCGEAAVRLTTDLPISYVVHETSFSLTRPATLVIGSDEPIDSAIDSMSTEFLERTRDFWVTWVRGLAVSYEWQPEVIRAAISLKLCTFEETGAIIAALTTSIPEAPNTPRTWDYRFCWLRDAYFVIRALNRLGATQSMENYLDYITTVVSDTQSPLKPVYGIVHNDTSEERIAPHLQGYLGMGPVRVGNLASDQLQHDAYGSVILGVAQMFIDQRLPRMGDVCLFRELEFLGEHARRLYLEPDAGIWEYRGRMRIHTHSALLCWVACDRLARIAQLLGLPERVAHWKDSAEKIRAEILTRAWSDKRGSFTGAFDHDELDASVLLLADLGFLPPNDPRFVKTTNAIGRELMRNGLMLRYAAEDDFGLPESAFLACQFWYIDALASVGRKDEARELFDELLKKRNAFGMLSEDVNPATGQLWGNLPQTYSMAGMINSAMTLSRTWEDAWCGSPAKHDTTPKGLERDHDLTAAGLAIPRRSLNVS; from the coding sequence ATGACCCTGACGACCTCCCATCCTTATCGCTCGTCACTCAATGTCGCGGCAATCGGCAACGGGCGTGTGGCTGCCCTCATTGACGAAGGCGCGCGCATCGTCTGGTGGTGCGTCCCGCGATTGGACGGCGATCCGATTTTTTGCCGGTTGCTCGCCGGCGACGAGGAAAAGGGCTTTTGCGATGTCGTGCTGGAGGGCCAAGTCTCGGCGCGATCCTACTACATACGCAATACGTGCATTCTTGAGACGATTCTGGTCGCGGAGAACGGCGCCAGCGTAAAGGTGACCGACTTCTGCCCGCGCTTCTGGCGGTTCGACCGGTCCTTCCATCCCACACAGCTCATCCGGCGGATCGAACCGCTCAGGGGATTGCCGCGCATCTCGGTTCGCGTCAGGCCTACTTATAATTATGGCCAACCCGCCTGCAGCGCGTCCTACGGATCAAATCACATTCGTTATCTCTGCGGGGAAGCTGCGGTTCGCCTCACAACGGATCTTCCCATCTCTTATGTTGTTCACGAGACATCGTTCTCGCTGACCCGTCCGGCGACGCTCGTCATAGGGTCGGATGAGCCGATTGATAGTGCGATCGATTCCATGTCGACGGAGTTTCTCGAACGCACCCGCGATTTCTGGGTGACGTGGGTACGAGGACTTGCCGTCAGCTATGAATGGCAGCCCGAGGTCATTCGCGCAGCGATTTCGCTCAAGCTCTGCACGTTTGAGGAAACGGGCGCAATCATCGCCGCTTTGACGACGTCGATCCCGGAAGCGCCGAATACTCCGAGAACTTGGGATTACCGGTTCTGCTGGCTGCGTGACGCCTATTTCGTTATCCGCGCGCTCAACCGATTGGGCGCAACGCAGTCGATGGAGAACTATCTCGACTACATCACGACCGTCGTCTCGGATACGCAGAGCCCGTTGAAGCCCGTCTACGGCATCGTTCACAACGATACGTCAGAGGAGCGGATCGCGCCGCATCTCCAGGGCTATCTCGGCATGGGGCCCGTGCGGGTTGGAAATCTCGCTTCCGACCAGCTGCAGCATGACGCGTACGGCAGTGTCATCCTCGGCGTCGCGCAGATGTTCATCGATCAGCGACTGCCGCGGATGGGGGATGTCTGTCTGTTCCGAGAACTCGAATTCCTCGGAGAGCATGCCCGCCGTCTCTATCTGGAACCGGATGCGGGCATATGGGAGTATCGTGGGCGGATGCGCATTCATACGCACTCGGCACTGTTGTGCTGGGTCGCGTGCGATCGCCTTGCCCGCATAGCGCAGCTTCTCGGATTGCCGGAACGTGTGGCGCACTGGAAGGACTCCGCCGAAAAGATCCGCGCCGAAATTCTCACTCGAGCGTGGAGCGACAAGCGCGGTTCATTTACGGGCGCATTCGATCATGACGAACTGGACGCCAGCGTGCTGCTCTTGGCCGATTTGGGCTTCCTGCCGCCGAACGATCCGCGGTTTGTCAAAACGACAAATGCTATCGGCCGCGAGTTGATGCGCAACGGCTTGATGTTGCGCTATGCGGCCGAAGACGATTTCGGCTTGCCGGAATCGGCCTTCCTCGCCTGTCAGTTCTGGTACATCGACGCGCTCGCGTCCGTCGGGCGTAAGGACGAGGCCCGCGAACTCTTTGATGAGCTTCTAAAGAAGCGCAACGCGTTCGGAATGTTGAGCGAGGATGTCAATCCCGCAACCGGGCAGTTGTGGGGCAACCTTCCCCAGACCTACTCGATGGCCGGAATGATTAATTCTGCGATGACGCTATCGCGGACTTGGGAAGACGCGTGGTGCGGATCGCCAGCAAAACATGACACCACTCCCAAAGGTTTGGAGCGGGATCACGATCTCACAGCTGCGGGCCTGGCTATTCCCCGCCGGTCACTAAACGTCAGCTAA
- a CDS encoding ROK family protein: MDDVPSEFQKPLKLSDLHHGMSLLQGVRIDCYNSMLRDGDGFLGDRANKGAFQERIREWRAIFGRASEDPLSALPTEGPIPKSELDVLLLTGNFKERAVIHSAIDDFAGAFVSVVQSFLELKEWSGTERIVVGGGFIDSVIGKLAIGRAQAILFSRGPAPDLRIISNHPDEAGLVGAAYMLPAEMLKEFNAFLAIDIGGTNVRCGIVKYKLYKDGSVEKTKARSVNLWRHGDEDVSRNDIVARITLSLLELEKRAAKSRLRLAPFVCAGCPGLIGPDGSIRSGTQNLPGNWDGDEFHLGEALEAEVPQIAGNKTEVIIHNDAVIQGLSERPAMRDCRNWAVLTIGTGLGNAHFSNLQVEPPSA; encoded by the coding sequence ATGGACGACGTGCCGAGCGAATTCCAGAAGCCCCTCAAGCTTAGTGATTTGCACCACGGGATGAGCCTGCTTCAGGGTGTCCGCATCGATTGTTATAATAGTATGCTCCGCGACGGAGATGGCTTCCTAGGAGATCGGGCCAACAAGGGAGCATTTCAAGAGCGCATACGGGAATGGCGCGCGATCTTCGGGCGAGCGTCGGAAGATCCGTTATCCGCCCTGCCAACAGAGGGCCCGATCCCAAAATCTGAATTGGATGTTTTACTTTTAACCGGCAATTTTAAGGAACGCGCCGTTATCCATAGCGCGATCGACGATTTCGCCGGGGCGTTTGTCAGCGTCGTGCAGTCCTTCCTGGAATTGAAGGAATGGTCCGGCACGGAGCGAATTGTCGTCGGCGGAGGGTTTATCGACTCTGTCATCGGTAAGCTCGCTATCGGCCGGGCGCAAGCGATCCTCTTTTCCCGAGGACCAGCTCCCGATCTCCGGATCATCAGTAATCATCCCGATGAAGCAGGCCTGGTCGGAGCGGCATACATGCTGCCTGCCGAAATGCTGAAAGAGTTTAACGCGTTTCTCGCGATCGATATTGGCGGCACCAACGTGCGCTGCGGAATTGTAAAATACAAACTCTACAAAGATGGCAGCGTCGAGAAAACCAAGGCCCGGTCTGTGAATCTCTGGCGGCATGGCGACGAAGACGTTTCCAGAAACGATATCGTCGCGCGCATTACGCTCTCGCTCCTAGAACTCGAAAAGCGCGCCGCCAAGTCGAGGCTACGCCTCGCGCCTTTCGTATGCGCGGGGTGCCCGGGGCTCATTGGGCCAGACGGCTCCATTCGTTCCGGCACGCAAAATCTTCCGGGCAATTGGGATGGCGACGAGTTCCATCTTGGTGAGGCGCTAGAAGCCGAAGTTCCGCAAATCGCGGGAAATAAAACCGAGGTCATTATTCATAACGACGCCGTTATCCAAGGCCTGAGCGAACGCCCTGCGATGAGGGATTGCCGGAACTGGGCCGTATTGACGATTGGTACGGGCCTCGGCAACGCTCACTTCAGCAATCTTCAAGTTGAACCGCCAAGCGCTTGA
- a CDS encoding response regulator, which yields MAGESVSIDPVNILLVDDQPGKLLTYEAILDGLDATLIKATTAEEALSALLKTDIAVILMDVCMPDLDGFELAAMIRDHPRHEKTAVIFISAVRLETDDLLKGYRTGAVDYVSVPVVPEILKAKVQIFVELFRKSRQLDALNAELEARVQQRAQQLEESHARLQESEERLRLASEAAKLATFEFDQKAQTLQWSANIADVLHNNLPQNQTFESFVTFVHEDDREMVRSYVRTANYAETTAELEFRVTGARGVAWILARARAFNTSNADTTRVLGTLLDITDRKSAESHQQLLMAELDHRVKNILANVAAIARLSSSNAVSVGSFASALDGRIHAMSAAHDLLRQSSWTGVDLHELVQGALAPFRSRSDNDIVVDGERVRLTSKFGQSMALVLHELVTNAVKHGALSEPGGRVSVHWSRIVTPDGDKIRFSWQESGGPLCAAPERNGFGLAVIRSAASECGGVAEMNFAPEGFQFDFLGELSSRAHMVGTRHIAIVPKARGPLPAARIAAPEPCHILLVEDEALIAMQLQLDLEAEGHTVVGPFAQLHEGLKAAADSNFDIALIDINLGADNSAPIAEILDRRRIPFAFTTGYNDLVFLPPRLRDYPHLTKPYNPADVKDLVTLLAYDAEQRRSGDNQVA from the coding sequence ATGGCAGGCGAATCCGTTTCGATAGATCCAGTCAATATCCTTCTGGTCGATGACCAGCCGGGAAAGCTGCTCACGTACGAGGCTATTCTCGACGGCCTCGACGCGACGCTCATCAAGGCCACGACTGCCGAGGAAGCTCTTTCCGCGCTCCTCAAGACGGACATTGCCGTCATACTGATGGACGTCTGCATGCCCGACCTCGACGGTTTCGAGCTTGCTGCGATGATCAGAGACCATCCGCGACACGAGAAGACTGCGGTCATCTTCATCTCAGCGGTTCGGCTTGAAACCGATGACCTCCTGAAGGGGTACCGGACAGGTGCGGTCGATTACGTGTCCGTTCCGGTCGTGCCGGAAATTCTGAAGGCCAAGGTTCAGATCTTCGTCGAGCTTTTCAGAAAAAGCCGGCAGCTCGACGCGCTCAATGCCGAGCTCGAGGCGCGCGTTCAGCAGCGTGCGCAACAACTCGAAGAATCCCACGCCAGACTCCAGGAGAGCGAGGAGCGGCTTCGTCTCGCGAGTGAAGCTGCGAAGCTCGCAACATTCGAATTCGACCAGAAAGCGCAGACGCTTCAGTGGTCAGCGAATATCGCTGACGTCCTGCATAATAATCTGCCGCAGAACCAGACCTTCGAGTCGTTCGTCACCTTCGTGCATGAAGACGATCGCGAAATGGTGCGCAGCTACGTCCGCACCGCAAATTATGCCGAGACGACGGCGGAATTGGAGTTTCGCGTAACGGGTGCGCGCGGTGTTGCATGGATCCTCGCCCGCGCCAGGGCTTTCAACACCAGCAACGCCGACACGACGCGCGTGCTTGGAACTCTGCTTGACATCACCGATCGCAAATCGGCCGAAAGCCATCAGCAGCTCCTCATGGCCGAGCTCGATCACCGCGTGAAGAACATTCTCGCCAACGTCGCGGCGATTGCGCGGCTTTCAAGCTCCAATGCCGTTTCCGTCGGCTCGTTTGCGTCCGCACTCGATGGGCGAATTCATGCGATGTCCGCGGCGCATGACCTTTTGCGGCAGAGCAGCTGGACGGGCGTCGATCTTCACGAACTCGTCCAAGGCGCGCTTGCGCCTTTCCGTTCGCGCTCCGACAATGACATTGTGGTGGATGGCGAGCGGGTGCGGCTGACGTCGAAATTCGGCCAGTCGATGGCGCTCGTTCTACATGAACTCGTCACCAACGCTGTGAAGCACGGAGCCCTTTCCGAACCGGGTGGACGCGTGTCCGTCCACTGGTCGCGAATTGTAACTCCCGATGGCGATAAGATCCGGTTCTCGTGGCAGGAGAGCGGAGGACCTCTTTGCGCCGCGCCCGAACGCAATGGATTTGGTCTTGCCGTCATTCGCAGTGCTGCCTCCGAATGCGGTGGCGTGGCGGAAATGAATTTCGCACCGGAAGGTTTTCAATTCGACTTCCTCGGGGAGTTATCGTCGCGCGCGCATATGGTCGGCACACGGCACATCGCGATCGTGCCGAAAGCGCGAGGGCCTTTGCCCGCCGCCCGCATAGCGGCGCCAGAACCCTGCCACATTCTGCTGGTGGAAGATGAGGCACTGATCGCCATGCAGTTGCAGCTCGATCTCGAAGCGGAAGGCCATACGGTTGTCGGCCCGTTCGCGCAACTTCACGAAGGTCTCAAGGCTGCCGCGGATTCAAACTTCGACATCGCGCTTATCGATATCAATCTCGGCGCCGACAACAGCGCGCCAATCGCCGAAATTCTCGACCGGCGGAGAATCCCTTTCGCTTTCACGACGGGATATAACGATCTGGTCTTTCTGCCGCCGCGGCTCAGGGATTATCCGCACCTGACGAAGCCTTACAATCCGGCGGACGTGAAAGATCTTGTTACGCTCCTCGCGTATGACGCCGAACAGCGTCGTTCCGGAGACAACCAGGTCGCGTAG